A genomic window from Pecten maximus chromosome 4, xPecMax1.1, whole genome shotgun sequence includes:
- the LOC117325181 gene encoding beta-1,3-galactosyltransferase 1-like — translation MPRPTHRSLTIIWRHSLRICSLSLLTFVVTMLYLHNRDVDHIHTTSRISNVNDRPLYDWQSERSNSSSKNNFPVEEEYENQKNRIAQRQNENTEEHGDGLKSRGRVDTVHAIRNQLVEHKDIAQQGNDIDRQMVQHKDLTQEISNSDRQIVEHKDIAGQISDIDRQMDQREDIIKQNRDAVQIRHLNEVKMIEKTFTPHEYPFNVNLSDILRQYDTRGYAAEKPINVFDHRYIIHPDQTCIGSDTIKVLFIVKSSPDHNVKRAIIRETWADRKRFPWLRTVFSFGIPKNGKSLLDLQEESTKFNDILLVNYSDDYYNLTLKTMSGLRWAATNCAHASYVVSIDDDIYVAPDFLLSFLDKLPVRTAENLYHGHLIHETAPVRDRNGPFRKWYVSINEYPFQTYPNYIFGGFVIMSMSTVKTFTIAAMYTKLLKFEDVYLGILAARVGIDATDSGHVNAKKTLTVSESFKTAIASHFYQDPYDLKRAWECHLSLISHNTPKSILCDNIGTRLHHLKSEIDSIVNWMESAKKSI, via the coding sequence ATGCCGCGACCAACACACAGAAGCTTGACGATAATCTGGCGACATTCTTTGAGAATATGTTCATTGTCTTTACTGACATTTGTAGTTACCATGCTCTACCTACATAACCGGGACGTCGACCACATCCACACAACATCTCGCATATCTAATGTCAATGACCGTCCTTTATACGACTGGCAAAGTGAGAGGAGTAATTCATCGTCCAAGAACAACTTTCCTGTAGAGGAGGAATACGAGAATCAGAAAAATCGCATCGCTCAACgtcaaaatgaaaatacagaGGAACATGGAGATGGTTTAAAATCAAGGGGTCGTGTCGATACAGTTCACGCAATTCGAAATCAATTAGTTGAACATAAAGATATAGCGCAGCAGGGTAACGACATTGATCGTCAAATGGTCCAGCACAAAGATTTAACTCAGGAGATCAGCAACAGTGATCGTCAAATTGTTGAGCACAAAGATATAGCTGGACAAATTAGCGACATTGATCGTCAAATGGATCAACGTGAGGATATTATTAAACAGAATCGTGATGCTGTTCAAATCAGACATTTAAATGAAGTGAAAATGATTGAAAAAACATTTACACCTCATGAATATCCATTTAACGTGAACTTGTCTGACATATTACGTCAGTATGATACAAGAGGCTACGCTGCCGAGAAACCAATAAATGTATTTGATCACCGCTACATCATCCATCCCGACCAAACATGCATTGGAAGCGATACTATAAAAGTCTTGTTTATTGTGAAAAGCAGTCCCGACCATAACGTGAAAAGGGCAATCATTCGCGAGACGTGGGCAGACAGGAAACGATTTCCGTGGCTAAGGACTGTCTTCTCCTTTGGAATACCAAAAAATGGCAAGTCATTGTTAGATCTGCAAGAGGAATCTACAAAATTCAACGACATTCTTCTCGTGAACTACTCAGATGACTATTATAACCTAACATTGAAGACTATGAGCGGATTACGGTGGGCGGCAACCAATTGTGCTCATGCTTCGTATGTTGTATCTATAGATGACGACATTTACGTAGCACCCGATTTCCTGCTTAGTTTTCTCGACAAACTTCCGGTTCGGACAGCTGAGAACCTTTATCACGGCCATTTGATTCATGAAACAGCTCCAGTGAGAGACAGAAATGGTCCTTTTCGTAAATGGTACGTTTCAATAAATGAGTATCCTTTCCAAACATATCCCAACTATATATTCGGAGGATTTGTCATCATGTCGATGTCGACAGTGAAAACATTTACAATAGCTGCCATGTATACCAAGCTGTTGAAATTTGAGGATGTTTATTTGGGGATTTTAGCAGCCAGGGTTGGAATAGACGCTACAGATAGCGGACATGTTAATGCTAAGAAAACACTAACTGTTTCCGAATCGTTTAAAACAGCCATTGCCTCTCATTTCTACCAGGATCCATACGATCTTAAAAGAGCTTGGGAATGCCATTTAAGTTTAATAAGTCATAATACTCCCAAGAGCATACTC